One genomic window of Tatumella citrea includes the following:
- a CDS encoding ParD-like family protein, whose protein sequence is MGIVKINELMHSNLRIASNAMSRSINAQAEHWMKVGMLAEMYPQLTYPQLARELVRIELENGEAAISMLVSQHPPLSTTTESI, encoded by the coding sequence ATGGGCATTGTTAAAATCAATGAGTTGATGCATAGCAATCTGCGGATTGCCAGTAATGCAATGAGCCGTTCAATAAACGCTCAGGCGGAGCACTGGATGAAAGTTGGTATGCTGGCAGAGATGTATCCGCAGTTAACCTACCCGCAACTGGCCCGTGAATTAGTGCGTATCGAATTAGAAAATGGTGAGGCCGCGATCAGTATGCTGGTCAGTCAACATCCACCATTGTCCACGACCACAGAGAGCATTTAA
- a CDS encoding LLM class flavin-dependent oxidoreductase, translating to MKKIGFLSFGHWTPSSHSATASAADALTQSIELAVAAEEIGVDGAYFRVHHFARQLSAPFPLLAAAGARTRKIEIGTGVIDMRYENPLYMAEEASAADLISGGRLQLGISRGSGEQVIDGWSYFGYRPQEGESDADMGRRHTEVFLDALRGEGFAKPNPQPMFPNPPGLLRTEPFSEGLRSRIWWGSGSNATARWAAEQGMNLQSSTLKDDETGEPFHVQQAQQIRIYQEAWKQAGHTHTPRVSVSRSIFALTNQQDKAYFGGMAQGGDQIGYLDEKTRAIFGRSYAAEPDKLIEQLKADEAIALADTLLLTIPNQLGVDYCVHVMESILKHVAPALGWR from the coding sequence ATGAAAAAAATAGGATTTTTATCTTTTGGTCACTGGACACCTTCTTCCCATTCCGCCACTGCCAGTGCTGCAGATGCGCTGACTCAGTCAATTGAACTGGCGGTAGCTGCCGAAGAAATTGGTGTTGATGGTGCGTATTTTCGTGTTCATCATTTCGCGCGCCAGCTGAGTGCCCCTTTCCCGTTGCTGGCTGCTGCCGGTGCCCGCACCCGGAAAATAGAAATAGGCACCGGGGTAATTGATATGCGTTATGAAAATCCACTTTATATGGCAGAGGAAGCTTCAGCGGCAGATTTGATCAGTGGTGGTCGGCTGCAGTTGGGTATCAGCCGTGGTTCGGGTGAGCAGGTGATTGATGGATGGAGTTATTTTGGCTACCGTCCTCAGGAAGGCGAATCTGACGCGGATATGGGCCGCCGCCATACTGAGGTATTCCTCGATGCACTTCGCGGGGAAGGATTTGCCAAACCTAACCCGCAGCCAATGTTCCCTAATCCGCCGGGGCTATTGCGTACAGAACCTTTTTCTGAAGGGTTAAGAAGCCGAATCTGGTGGGGGTCTGGCTCAAATGCGACGGCTCGCTGGGCGGCAGAGCAGGGTATGAACCTGCAAAGCTCAACACTGAAGGACGATGAAACCGGCGAACCCTTCCATGTGCAGCAGGCTCAGCAAATCCGTATCTACCAGGAGGCCTGGAAGCAGGCAGGGCACACGCATACTCCGAGGGTATCGGTCAGTCGCAGTATTTTTGCACTGACCAACCAGCAGGATAAAGCCTATTTCGGGGGAATGGCTCAGGGAGGGGACCAGATAGGTTATCTGGATGAAAAGACCCGGGCGATTTTTGGACGTAGCTATGCCGCTGAACCGGACAAACTGATTGAACAGTTAAAGGCAGATGAGGCGATTGCTCTGGCAGATACCCTGTTGTTAACCATACCTAACCAGTTGGGCGTTGATTATTGTGTACATGTGATGGAGTCAATTCTTAAACATGTTGCACCGGCTCTGGGCTGGCGTTAA
- a CDS encoding NAD(P)-dependent oxidoreductase, protein MDSTTTQVITVPDKSLAEALQSGAGEVRIVFWPDGSELPEDVKKEVTGVVLPYQHDSHTLHVLHDLPGLKWVQTQSTGYDNVLACLPVGVRLSNAAGVHASSTAELAIGLVIASLRNIDTAAKDMLQGVWREKRHKSLEHRKVLVIGAGNIGDAIVRRLIPFGVTLSRISRTARRDELGEVMTFAGLNDSLADAEIVILALPLTEETKSLVNHQFLSRMPDEALLVNVGRGGVVVTEDLISELNTGRLHAALDVVDPEPLLPEHPLWKCPNLLITPHLGGNTTAFVPGIHKLLADQTERLKHGQLPLNLVN, encoded by the coding sequence ATGGATAGCACGACAACCCAGGTCATTACTGTGCCGGATAAGTCTCTGGCTGAAGCACTACAATCGGGTGCCGGAGAGGTCAGAATTGTATTTTGGCCCGATGGCTCGGAACTGCCTGAAGATGTTAAAAAGGAAGTCACGGGGGTTGTTTTACCCTATCAACACGACAGCCATACTCTGCATGTTTTACATGATTTACCTGGATTAAAATGGGTTCAGACACAAAGTACCGGTTATGACAATGTACTGGCCTGTCTGCCTGTGGGGGTGAGATTATCGAATGCAGCTGGTGTCCATGCTTCATCAACAGCAGAACTGGCGATTGGCCTCGTTATTGCTTCACTCAGGAATATCGATACTGCTGCAAAGGACATGCTACAGGGAGTCTGGCGTGAAAAGCGGCATAAGTCACTGGAGCATCGTAAGGTCTTAGTCATAGGCGCCGGTAACATCGGGGATGCTATTGTCAGAAGATTAATTCCTTTCGGTGTGACTTTGTCACGGATCAGCCGTACTGCCAGAAGGGACGAGTTGGGGGAAGTGATGACATTTGCCGGGCTAAATGATTCTCTGGCTGATGCCGAAATAGTCATACTTGCTCTGCCACTGACTGAGGAAACCAAAAGTCTGGTTAATCATCAATTTTTATCCCGGATGCCGGACGAGGCTCTGTTAGTCAATGTAGGGCGTGGTGGGGTTGTGGTTACAGAAGATTTGATCAGTGAACTGAACACGGGGAGATTGCACGCCGCTCTGGATGTTGTCGATCCTGAACCGTTATTGCCTGAGCATCCACTGTGGAAATGCCCAAATCTGTTGATAACTCCTCACCTGGGCGGTAACACAACGGCATTTGTCCCCGGAATACACAAACTTCTGGCAGATCAAACTGAACGATTAAAGCACGGCCAGCTGCCGTTAAATCTGGTTAACTGA
- a CDS encoding MFS transporter, which translates to MSLAYESSTRNARKYTIRWRMISLIFILYTINCIDRISLSLAMPDVTKEFNLSPEVQGIILSSFFWAYCAFQLPGGYLIDKIGAKKILGVTSIFWGVFAAIGGLAMGGFTLILSRLGLGAFEAPFMPAANKIVSQWLPDKERSRGITLIDSGAALGSAVGAIIVSSLIIWFGSWRAAFLVTGIISMIVAYIVFRKVKEFPHQHPGITEHELQIITQAATTNALPVNQQTATERKLDIVSLIFMFFGRMGFAMVFFGLVTWGPSYLVHERGLSLQYSGLATFCIFLAGTLGEISGGFISDKFRGSLIFPWVLRILFLVSGVVSLASLASIGYIHSVTLAVAIICLGFYFEMFGGLYWLIPGMITSHKNLGFVGGVLNFAGQIGGATVGIASGIIVQHYGYQAMLVYYAGCAAVYLVCSQFIRFRN; encoded by the coding sequence ATGTCACTAGCTTATGAAAGCAGCACCAGGAATGCCAGGAAATATACTATCCGCTGGCGAATGATTTCATTAATTTTTATCCTGTACACTATTAACTGCATTGACAGGATCTCTCTGTCTCTTGCAATGCCGGATGTCACCAAAGAATTTAATTTATCACCGGAGGTTCAGGGGATAATACTAAGTTCATTTTTTTGGGCATATTGTGCATTTCAGTTACCAGGTGGTTATCTGATTGATAAGATAGGAGCAAAAAAAATTCTGGGTGTGACCTCTATATTTTGGGGGGTATTTGCTGCTATTGGTGGCCTGGCTATGGGAGGTTTTACACTTATTTTAAGCAGGCTTGGTCTGGGCGCTTTCGAAGCCCCGTTTATGCCTGCCGCCAACAAGATTGTCAGCCAATGGTTACCCGATAAGGAACGTAGCCGGGGTATCACCTTAATTGATAGTGGTGCTGCGCTCGGTTCTGCGGTCGGTGCAATCATAGTGTCTTCGCTGATCATCTGGTTCGGTTCATGGCGTGCGGCATTCCTTGTTACTGGTATTATCAGCATGATTGTCGCCTACATCGTGTTTCGTAAAGTTAAAGAGTTCCCTCATCAGCATCCTGGTATTACGGAACATGAGTTGCAGATCATCACTCAAGCGGCAACGACGAATGCACTCCCGGTAAATCAACAGACTGCTACCGAACGAAAACTGGATATTGTTTCACTGATATTTATGTTTTTTGGCCGTATGGGCTTCGCGATGGTTTTCTTTGGACTGGTGACATGGGGACCCAGCTATCTGGTTCATGAGCGTGGGTTGAGTTTGCAATATTCAGGACTTGCTACTTTTTGCATTTTTCTTGCTGGTACCTTAGGTGAAATAAGTGGTGGATTTATTTCAGACAAATTTCGGGGTAGTTTAATCTTTCCATGGGTTCTTAGAATATTGTTTCTGGTATCAGGCGTTGTTTCCCTCGCCTCCCTCGCCTCAATTGGTTATATACATAGTGTAACCTTAGCCGTTGCCATAATCTGTCTTGGTTTTTATTTTGAAATGTTTGGCGGTCTTTACTGGTTAATTCCGGGAATGATAACCTCTCATAAAAATCTTGGTTTTGTTGGCGGCGTGCTTAACTTTGCAGGGCAAATTGGCGGGGCAACTGTAGGTATTGCATCAGGTATAATTGTGCAACATTACGGTTATCAGGCTATGCTGGTTTATTATGCCGGATGCGCCGCTGTGTATCTGGTTTGCTCACAGTTCATCAGATTCAGAAATTAA
- a CDS encoding DUF4260 domain-containing protein — MTKHIDAIKILLRLEGLAFLLVSVLLYSQTTAHWGEFALWFFVPDLAMVGYALGTKVGAVLYNLTHSYTGALLLIAIAVISHSAVALPVGIIWMAHIGFDRMLGYGLKYRRGFGFTHLGNIGKNASVVTEGE; from the coding sequence ATGACAAAACACATCGATGCAATAAAAATACTGCTCAGGCTGGAAGGTTTAGCGTTCCTGTTAGTCAGCGTGCTGCTATACAGCCAGACCACCGCACATTGGGGGGAGTTTGCATTGTGGTTTTTCGTACCGGATCTGGCAATGGTGGGTTATGCCCTGGGCACCAAAGTGGGTGCTGTTTTGTATAATCTGACCCATTCTTATACAGGCGCTTTGCTGCTGATTGCTATTGCAGTGATATCGCACTCTGCTGTCGCCCTGCCGGTCGGCATAATCTGGATGGCACATATTGGTTTTGACCGGATGCTTGGCTACGGGCTGAAATACCGGCGTGGTTTTGGTTTTACCCACCTTGGCAACATCGGAAAAAACGCGTCTGTTGTCACTGAAGGCGAATAA
- a CDS encoding PDR/VanB family oxidoreductase: MTVRLLMKVRVDKISSVSPDIKTIEFTPADREYFPVCAAGSNIIFRMKKGLSRQYSVCNSHDPQNYRIAVKLDPSGRGGSQYVHEHVREKEHYFISYPQPDFSINPLFSEYIFIAGGIGITPILSFIYELADKEKKMTLHYCVRHRQDAIFLDELNNLPVDVVLHCSNEGSRLDIERLLNICPENTVLYYCGSARFNQSISLACQHWPTGTAFSENFSSPPQQGAILGEPFIAEIPRSGHTLQVSAEKTLLQVLLDDGVDIDYACEAGTCRSCIIDIISGEIQHKDHCLTEEERKTLMTPCVSRGKGIIVINSL, encoded by the coding sequence ATGACAGTACGACTGCTTATGAAAGTCAGAGTCGATAAGATATCCTCTGTTTCTCCAGATATTAAGACCATAGAATTTACCCCGGCTGATCGGGAATACTTTCCGGTTTGCGCTGCAGGTTCCAACATCATATTCAGAATGAAAAAAGGACTAAGCCGGCAATATTCTGTATGCAATAGTCATGATCCTCAAAACTATCGCATTGCAGTAAAATTAGATCCGTCAGGAAGAGGCGGCTCTCAGTACGTTCATGAACATGTCCGGGAAAAGGAACATTATTTCATTTCGTATCCGCAACCAGATTTTAGTATCAACCCGTTATTTTCAGAGTATATATTTATTGCCGGTGGAATTGGAATCACCCCAATCCTTAGTTTTATCTATGAACTCGCAGACAAAGAAAAGAAAATGACACTTCATTATTGTGTTCGCCATCGGCAGGATGCTATTTTTCTGGATGAACTGAATAACTTACCCGTTGATGTTGTTCTGCATTGCTCAAATGAAGGTTCCAGACTGGATATTGAACGATTATTAAATATCTGTCCCGAAAATACCGTACTTTACTATTGTGGATCTGCGCGATTTAATCAGAGTATTTCACTGGCTTGTCAGCACTGGCCGACCGGAACGGCTTTCTCTGAAAATTTCTCTTCACCACCTCAACAAGGGGCTATATTAGGTGAGCCCTTTATTGCCGAAATTCCACGTAGTGGCCATACGTTGCAGGTTTCCGCTGAAAAAACATTACTACAGGTTTTACTCGACGATGGCGTTGATATTGATTATGCATGTGAAGCCGGAACCTGCCGGAGTTGCATTATTGATATAATTTCCGGAGAAATTCAGCATAAAGATCATTGCCTGACAGAAGAGGAGAGAAAAACATTAATGACCCCCTGCGTCTCCCGGGGCAAAGGGATAATAGTTATAAATTCACTGTGA
- a CDS encoding L-alanine exporter AlaE, translating into MFSAQSRLRHAVADTFAMVVYCTIVNMMIEIFLSGMTFQQSLSSRLVGIPVNILIAVPYGVYRDFLMRRAQHISPAGWIKSVADIVSYVTFQSPVYVAILLFVGADWHQITAAVSSNILVSMIMGAAYGYFLDFCRRLFRVSTSLPVKA; encoded by the coding sequence ATGTTCTCTGCACAATCCCGCCTGCGTCATGCGGTTGCAGATACCTTTGCGATGGTGGTTTATTGCACCATCGTTAATATGATGATCGAGATTTTTTTGTCAGGCATGACATTCCAGCAATCACTCTCATCCCGTCTGGTAGGTATTCCGGTTAACATTCTGATTGCAGTGCCTTACGGGGTGTACCGGGATTTTCTGATGCGCAGAGCACAACATATAAGCCCTGCGGGATGGATAAAAAGTGTGGCGGATATCGTAAGTTACGTGACGTTTCAGTCACCGGTCTATGTAGCCATTCTGCTGTTTGTTGGTGCTGACTGGCATCAGATCACCGCGGCCGTCAGTTCCAACATTCTGGTCTCGATGATTATGGGCGCTGCCTATGGTTATTTTCTCGATTTTTGCCGGCGGCTGTTTCGTGTCAGTACCTCTCTGCCAGTCAAGGCCTGA
- a CDS encoding MOSC domain-containing protein codes for MTAVGLTDQTTGSAKKTLLAGRVLSLFTAEIAAHEMQQQASVRLIKGIGIEGDRYAKQEGRWSDRPKPEHQLTLIADEVLTDISQTLGINFSARECRRNIITEGIDLNLLIGKRISIGNTVIILATKLNHPCRYLERLIDKPVMEPLLGRSGLNCEILTGGIVFPGDEIKEAK; via the coding sequence ATGACTGCAGTCGGACTCACTGATCAAACAACTGGATCAGCAAAAAAGACATTGCTCGCTGGCAGAGTATTGAGCTTATTTACTGCTGAAATTGCGGCACATGAAATGCAGCAACAAGCATCGGTAAGGCTAATTAAAGGCATTGGAATAGAGGGTGACAGATATGCTAAACAAGAAGGACGATGGTCAGACAGACCGAAACCTGAACATCAACTGACACTAATTGCTGACGAAGTTCTTACCGATATTAGTCAGACGTTAGGTATAAATTTTAGTGCCCGGGAATGCAGGAGAAATATTATTACCGAAGGTATAGATCTTAACCTGCTCATTGGCAAAAGAATTTCAATAGGCAATACAGTGATTATTCTGGCCACTAAACTAAATCACCCCTGCCGGTATCTGGAAAGATTGATCGACAAACCTGTCATGGAACCTCTGCTAGGTCGTTCAGGGTTAAATTGCGAGATCTTAACCGGCGGAATAGTTTTCCCGGGCGATGAGATAAAAGAGGCTAAATAA
- a CDS encoding LacI family DNA-binding transcriptional regulator, whose product MSELKNKFARKVTLKDIAREAGVGAATVDRYLNSRSQVKQATADKIRTAMTTLNYQGAGQHGSLAMVAGQTIRIGMIVPRVEGSIYEMLTQQIIQGMSQHYQQEVVPVMVDCDIRDLNTVSATIIRLAKEVDVLGMVVLDDPQVKLAISKAADNGARIFTLFSPLSHSGQIAHIGLDDRKAGRAAAWLAQRLSGEQLNIAIFQGNNRFLCQEDCESSFRSWFREQNLRPQITGPLHTLEDVRYAEIQTNKLLQEHPELNLIYAPCGGVGGIIDSLRNHPRKDEIFMICHGPFVGWEQALVDGTVDVIIYQDLTTVCDLISRLLDEPAGQSGVVRYLPLEFSIKIRESL is encoded by the coding sequence ATGTCTGAACTGAAGAACAAATTCGCCAGAAAGGTCACGCTGAAAGATATTGCCAGAGAAGCAGGCGTGGGAGCTGCGACGGTAGACCGTTATCTGAACAGCCGAAGCCAGGTAAAACAAGCTACTGCCGATAAGATCCGAACGGCAATGACAACACTAAACTATCAGGGGGCAGGGCAGCACGGGAGTCTCGCGATGGTGGCGGGTCAAACAATACGTATCGGGATGATAGTTCCGCGGGTCGAAGGCAGTATTTATGAAATGCTTACTCAGCAGATTATCCAGGGCATGAGCCAGCATTATCAGCAGGAAGTGGTGCCGGTAATGGTGGATTGTGACATTCGTGATCTTAACACTGTCAGTGCCACTATTATCCGGCTGGCAAAAGAGGTGGATGTGCTGGGCATGGTGGTGCTGGATGACCCGCAGGTCAAACTGGCTATCAGCAAAGCGGCCGATAATGGTGCGCGGATATTTACCCTGTTTTCCCCGCTGTCCCACTCCGGGCAGATAGCTCACATCGGACTGGATGACCGTAAAGCGGGGCGTGCTGCGGCCTGGCTGGCACAACGGTTGAGCGGTGAGCAACTCAATATTGCGATATTTCAGGGGAACAATCGATTTCTGTGTCAGGAAGATTGTGAAAGCAGTTTCCGGTCATGGTTCCGTGAACAAAATTTACGGCCGCAGATTACCGGCCCGTTGCATACTCTGGAAGATGTGCGTTATGCAGAGATACAAACCAATAAATTGCTGCAAGAACATCCTGAGCTGAATCTGATTTATGCTCCCTGTGGAGGTGTCGGTGGAATTATTGATTCTCTGCGCAATCACCCACGTAAAGATGAAATATTTATGATTTGCCATGGCCCGTTTGTTGGCTGGGAACAGGCACTGGTCGATGGTACCGTCGATGTAATTATTTATCAGGATCTGACAACAGTTTGTGATCTTATTTCCAGACTGCTGGATGAACCCGCCGGCCAGTCCGGAGTAGTCAGGTATTTACCGTTAGAGTTTTCGATTAAAATCAGAGAAAGTCTGTGA
- a CDS encoding putative quinol monooxygenase — protein MITLNVFFKVNPQKKSEFLKELTHMVTESNKESGCEFYQLWQDHDNHNFYVLIEHWKDKESLGGHQKTAHWQHFDSVVNSYLTEPYDEHHYKEIEQ, from the coding sequence ATGATTACTTTAAACGTTTTTTTTAAGGTCAATCCACAAAAGAAAAGTGAATTTCTGAAAGAACTCACTCATATGGTGACTGAGTCAAATAAAGAATCGGGTTGTGAGTTTTATCAGTTATGGCAAGACCATGATAATCATAACTTCTATGTGTTGATCGAGCACTGGAAAGATAAAGAATCTCTCGGCGGGCATCAGAAAACGGCGCACTGGCAGCATTTTGATAGTGTAGTAAATAGTTATCTTACCGAACCTTATGATGAACATCATTATAAAGAGATTGAACAGTAA
- a CDS encoding RidA family protein yields the protein MKNIKHNVQPDGLAAGNGWSHTVSGNGIPAFISGQVSVDQQGAVIGAGDMEAQIRQVYYNLELCLKSLNTDWQHVAKITYYSTDISTALPLMRKIREEIMPPTMRASNTFVEVSALAHPDFLFEAEAFALTEL from the coding sequence ATGAAAAACATTAAGCATAATGTCCAACCGGACGGACTGGCCGCAGGTAATGGCTGGTCTCATACGGTTTCAGGAAATGGTATCCCGGCATTTATATCAGGCCAGGTATCTGTCGATCAGCAAGGAGCTGTTATTGGTGCTGGTGATATGGAGGCACAAATTCGCCAGGTCTATTATAATCTTGAGCTCTGTCTTAAGTCTCTCAATACTGACTGGCAGCATGTAGCAAAAATAACTTACTACTCGACTGATATTTCAACCGCACTCCCGCTAATGAGAAAAATTCGCGAGGAAATTATGCCGCCAACAATGAGAGCATCAAATACTTTTGTCGAGGTATCCGCTCTCGCGCACCCTGATTTTTTATTTGAAGCAGAAGCGTTTGCCTTAACTGAACTTTAA
- a CDS encoding sugar dehydrogenase complex small subunit: MKFVIDQESDTGEISASRRSFLIKITALLASFTLIPAHAVITTPADVGASVISQLQTTAQFLTESQQDPQLIIRAANALLKVNSNFAGDLQQLSSLIADNHIANLKDLKTSNLFEGKPQQTAKDILSALYLGYAGTPVMLSSEDNVVFVAYAQARTYQLTKDFTPVPSYSRWKSGYWAHLPAGV; the protein is encoded by the coding sequence ATGAAATTTGTTATAGATCAGGAATCTGATACAGGGGAAATCTCTGCATCACGCCGTAGTTTCCTGATAAAAATAACTGCATTATTAGCCTCATTCACCTTGATTCCGGCACATGCTGTTATTACCACTCCAGCTGACGTTGGTGCATCAGTGATATCGCAGTTACAGACAACCGCTCAATTCTTAACCGAAAGCCAGCAGGATCCTCAACTGATTATCCGTGCAGCTAACGCCCTGCTAAAAGTTAACAGTAATTTTGCCGGTGATCTGCAACAGCTTTCTTCATTGATTGCAGACAATCACATAGCCAACTTAAAAGACCTCAAAACCTCAAATCTTTTTGAGGGCAAACCACAGCAAACCGCGAAAGACATTTTGTCTGCCTTATATCTTGGCTATGCCGGAACACCGGTGATGTTGTCATCGGAAGATAATGTCGTGTTTGTTGCCTATGCCCAGGCACGCACGTATCAGCTCACCAAAGATTTCACCCCGGTCCCCAGCTACTCCCGCTGGAAAAGTGG
- the map gene encoding type I methionyl aminopeptidase, translating to MSEIKLHTQDEIELARAAGHAAAKVLEMITPYVVPGVTTEELDQRCHDYIVNVQGLIPANIGYHGYTKTVCTSVNHVVCHGIPAPKVLKKGDIVNIDVAVIKDGWYGDTSRMYYVGEPSIRAKRLVETTYDSMVAGIRAVRPGATLGDIGAAIQSVAESAGFSVVREYCGHGVGEIYHTEPQVLHYGTPGTGTVLEEGMIFTIEPMINAGKAATSVLSDGWTVVTKDRSLSAQWEHTIAVTAEGYDLLTPWPEGTGEYADL from the coding sequence ATGTCAGAGATAAAACTACATACTCAGGACGAAATTGAACTGGCCCGTGCGGCAGGCCATGCGGCTGCCAAAGTCCTTGAAATGATCACCCCTTATGTGGTGCCCGGAGTCACGACAGAAGAACTGGATCAGCGTTGCCATGATTATATTGTCAATGTTCAGGGACTGATTCCGGCCAATATTGGCTACCACGGTTACACCAAAACTGTCTGTACCTCTGTTAACCACGTGGTTTGCCACGGAATACCCGCGCCAAAAGTTCTGAAAAAGGGCGATATCGTAAATATTGATGTGGCCGTGATTAAAGATGGCTGGTATGGCGATACCAGCCGTATGTATTACGTAGGTGAACCTTCTATCCGTGCGAAACGGCTGGTTGAGACAACTTATGACTCAATGGTTGCCGGTATCCGTGCAGTTCGCCCTGGCGCTACGCTGGGGGATATCGGCGCAGCTATTCAGTCTGTTGCAGAAAGCGCGGGTTTCTCAGTAGTGAGAGAGTATTGCGGTCACGGGGTGGGCGAGATTTATCATACCGAACCTCAGGTTCTGCATTACGGCACTCCTGGCACCGGAACCGTGCTGGAAGAAGGGATGATTTTCACCATTGAGCCAATGATTAATGCCGGTAAAGCAGCGACCAGTGTGCTGTCTGATGGCTGGACGGTGGTGACAAAAGACCGTTCGTTGTCTGCTCAGTGGGAACATACCATTGCAGTGACAGCAGAGGGATACGACCTGTTAACTCCGTGGCCTGAAGGTACCGGCGAATACGCTGATCTCTAG
- a CDS encoding fumarylacetoacetate hydrolase family protein, producing the protein MQLCSFKIKATGHHSFGIIRDNGVTDAGKYTGYADLKAVLTAQAVDELRGLLDYPADYTLDEISFLPVIESPGKILCVGMNYSEKRKEFGETNPAPTLFVRFADTLSAHQAPLQKPASSEQFDYEGELAVIIGKPAHQVPAEEALQYVAGYSCFMDATVRDMQFTWFTAGKNWPQTGGFGPSMTTSDEIPDPQQLDIRTFLNGQQVQHDSTANMIHTVANIIAYVTCFTPLAAGDVIITGSPGGVGKSRTPQLFMFPGDNIAVEISQIGKLSHTIV; encoded by the coding sequence ATGCAGTTATGTAGTTTTAAAATTAAAGCCACTGGCCACCACAGTTTTGGAATTATCAGGGACAATGGTGTGACCGATGCAGGCAAATATACCGGCTATGCTGACCTGAAAGCGGTACTTACAGCACAGGCTGTTGATGAACTGCGTGGTCTGCTGGATTATCCGGCCGACTATACACTGGATGAGATTTCATTTTTGCCGGTGATTGAATCTCCGGGCAAAATTCTGTGTGTCGGAATGAATTATTCTGAGAAGCGCAAAGAATTTGGTGAAACTAATCCGGCTCCGACCTTGTTTGTCCGGTTTGCTGACACTTTGTCTGCGCACCAGGCTCCCTTGCAAAAACCAGCCAGCAGCGAACAGTTCGATTATGAAGGTGAACTGGCGGTGATTATCGGCAAGCCAGCCCATCAGGTGCCTGCTGAAGAGGCATTGCAGTACGTTGCCGGATACAGCTGCTTTATGGATGCGACGGTGCGGGATATGCAGTTTACCTGGTTTACTGCCGGAAAAAACTGGCCGCAAACCGGTGGGTTTGGACCTTCTATGACCACCAGTGATGAGATTCCTGATCCGCAACAACTGGATATCCGGACTTTCCTGAACGGTCAGCAGGTTCAGCATGATTCTACGGCGAATATGATTCATACCGTGGCAAATATTATCGCTTATGTTACCTGTTTTACTCCGCTGGCTGCAGGGGATGTGATTATCACCGGATCGCCTGGTGGAGTAGGTAAATCGCGAACTCCTCAGCTATTTATGTTCCCCGGGGATAATATTGCTGTTGAAATCAGCCAGATTGGTAAATTGTCTCACACGATTGTCTGA